A segment of the Fusobacterium varium genome:
TGACGTAATTAAAGAGATTAAATTTAGTGGAGATATAGATCTTATTCTTTCATTAAATAAAGATCAAGTTGATCAATGGAATGCTATTCTTGATAAAGAGTATCCTAACTTAAGAAAATATCCTGTAAAAGATATATCTGAATATGGAGATGCAGTTCTTAAATATAGAGAAGAATTAACAAATATCTATACAAGAAAAAATCAAGAAACTGAAGAGGAAAAAGAATATTTTATGCCTAGATTTATTAGAGCTACTGAAAGAAAGATAAAAGAATTAAGAGCTGAAGATTAATTATTAATAGAAATAAAAGGTTACTATAATTTGATAGTAACCTTTTTTTGTACAAAAAAATAGTACAAATCAAACAACCTTGATTTGTACTAACTTTTTTACAAAGAAGCATATCTACTTTTCTCAATATAGTGTTTATCTTTTCCCATAATAAACAACACTGTTTTCCCTTTTATATAGTCTATAACATCCTTAGAAATAGTAGTAGGAATAGCTGGACACCCTTCACTTCTACCTAAAAAACCATATTTTTCAATAAAACTAGGATCTGCATAATCTGCCCCATGCACTACAATAGCTCTTCTGTAAGCATTTGAATTAAATCCCTCTTCTAATCCTTGCAATCTTAAAGAGTATCCATATTTTCCCTCATAAGCATCTCCAGTAATATAGAACCCTAAAGAACTCATATAAGAGTTTCTATTATTTGAAAAGTTAAGTGGCAGTATCAATCCAGAGTTTTTTCCATGTGTTACATAGGTACTATAATCTATTTTCTTTTTATTCAAATCAATTACAAAGAATCTTTTCTCATTAGATGGTTTAGTAAAGTCTATTATTGTAAGGAGTCCCTCTCTCTTATCAGGAATTTTCTCATAACCTTTATATGCTTTTTGAAAAGTATCATATTCCATCTTATTTTCCAATTTCAACTGTGAATATATATCATGTATGTATTTATCCCTGCTTATATTCACACTATTAGTAGCAAAAACCAAATTAGATATAAAAAACAAAAGAAGTAAAACTTTTTTTATCATTACTGCCTGTCCTCCTACTATTCTTTTAATAAACTTTATATTGAAATTATATTTTTTTTCAGCTAAAATGTCAATAAGAATAAGAGTATAGGGGGAATAATATGTACTTAAAAAGTTTAAAAGTTGAAAACTGGCAATGTATACAATATACTAAACCTATCTTTGAAAATCTTATGCTATTTATTGGTCCTACTAACAATGGTAAATCAAGTATTATCTCAGCTATTATGTTTTTCCTTGGATATCGTAATTTAAGAACAAAGGATATTAGAAATCAAAATATTCCTCTGGAGTTAGAAGGAACTTTTCAAAATATCTCAAAAAACACATATAAGCACCTGAAAGAATTTGTTTACAAAAGAGAACTTACTCTAAAAATTCAAAAATACCCAAATTATGATATTCAATATAAAGTAAAAATAAATAAAGATTGGAAAATCATATCTGAAGAAACTTATAGAGAGATAGTATCACATATTCCAATTTTATATATACCACCATTTCAAGATAAAGAACAGATTAGCTTTTTAGTTAATTCACTTTTTGAAATTTTAAAGAGAAGAAATATAAGTGAATCTCTAATGATTAACTCATTAAAAAAACTTGCTAATACTCTTCAAAATGACTATGTAAGTAAAGGATTGTATAGAAATCTTCTATTTGAAATCTTTAGAAGTATATCTGAAGAATCACAAAAGAGAAATCATAGTATTATAGGAAATACCATTGTATTTTTTGAAGAACCAGAACTTTATCTCCACCCACAAGC
Coding sequences within it:
- a CDS encoding murein L,D-transpeptidase catalytic domain family protein; the protein is MIKKVLLLLFFISNLVFATNSVNISRDKYIHDIYSQLKLENKMEYDTFQKAYKGYEKIPDKREGLLTIIDFTKPSNEKRFFVIDLNKKKIDYSTYVTHGKNSGLILPLNFSNNRNSYMSSLGFYITGDAYEGKYGYSLRLQGLEEGFNSNAYRRAIVVHGADYADPSFIEKYGFLGRSEGCPAIPTTISKDVIDYIKGKTVLFIMGKDKHYIEKSRYASL